TATCGTCATTATCTTTCACCAGCCCAGTTTAAATTAGCTTACCGCGTTAAAACAATGTTGAATTCTCAAGCAATGTTAGGCTTGAGTTCGGATGCCCCATGTACGCCATGGGCAGAACCTGATAGCCCGTTTTATAGTATTTATGCGGCTGTAACAAGAAAGGCCGCGGACTTTGTTATCTTAAATGATGATATCTTTACAGTTGCTCATAGTAAACTTAAAAATATCCACGTGAATGAAACTTGGATGGCAGGGAAGAGAGTTATGTAGATGCCCATTAATGATTTCTCCCACTACCAACTTACCTGGTACCCCGACAAAAATAAGCTGACGCGACCAATTTATAAAAGCTTGCTTGACCAACTAAAGTCAGCGATTGAGCGTGGAATTCTTACACCCGGAACGAAACTGCCCCCGCAACGCGAACTCGCCGATTATCTCGACATTAATTTCACCACCGTTACTCGTACTTACAAATTAAGTGCGCAACTTGGTTTAACTTATGGAATTCATGGTAAAGGAACCTTTGTTAACTCAAATGGTATCGATCCGTTAACTGCCAATTCTCCTTTGACCCGTACCATTGATCTTGGCTTTGTTGCTTCCTTTGAACAGACAAACCACCTCCTTGACAATATTCTTAGCAACACTGTCAAGCAAGGCGCCTCGCAACTTCTAACCTATGACTCACCAACCGGGCGTCCGATTGATAAGGAGGCTTTTCAGCATTATCTTGACTGGCTTGGCGTGAGATTAACTCCTACTCAGCATATCCTTATTACAGCGGGAGGAGAAAACTCACTTACATTACTGTTAATGACCTTATTTTCAAGTGGCGATAAGATTGCTGTCGACGAATTTACCTATGCCAACCTGATTGCAACCGCGCAACTAAATAATCTCCATTTAGTTGCGATAAAAAATGATCAAGGCGGGATGAATATTGAAGCATTAAAACACGCTTGTCAAAACAACAATCTAGCTGGCCTGTATCTCATGCCGGAATATAGTAACCCGACTGGCACTGTTCTCTCGATGGCTCGCCGGAAAGAAATCGCAACGATTGCACAAGAATATGGGCTAAAAATAATTGAAGATGACTACCTAAGTTTTCTTAGTAAACTCAATCCAGAACAGCCACCCAAAATAATGGAGTTATTACCAGACCAGACTTGTTACGTTTGCAGCATGTCAAAAGTTCTTGCATCAGGACTCCGTGTTGGTTATCTAGTTTTCCCAGCACAGCTAGCCCAGCAAATTAAAAATGGCTTCTTCAACACAACAGTCAAAACTTCAACTCTCAATACAGCAATTGCATCCACGGCAATAAAAGAGCATGTCGTCCAACAAATAATTCAAAATAAAGTCAACCTTGCCAAACAAGCTAATATCCTTTTTGAACAATATTTCCCGACTGCTCCTACAAACCAATTAACCGACTATGCCTTTTTTCGTCGATTACCGCTTAAAAGTATTCAAAATACAGCCAAGATCGAACAAGCCCTTGCTAATATAAATATCCGTTGTTTTGGCTCTGATCGTTTTCAAATTAACGCTTCTTCAAATGACCATTTTCTCCGTGTTTCATTGTCCGCAAATAAGTCACTTGATGAGTTAGAAACAGGCCTAAAAAGATTACGCGAGTTTTTACAGAAAGCTAATTTAAAAAGTGATGTTAAGAATTTTTCCTAGATGAGAAAGGAAGTACGTTACGCTTTTCAAAAAACTAGTCCGGTAATGCTTGGCTTTCTATTTTTAGGCGCCGGCTATGGAATCTATATGCATAAACTGGGCTTTAATTTTTTATATCCATTATTAATGGCCGCTACCATTTTTGCTGGATCAGTCGAATTTGTAATTGGTAATCTTTTAGTTCAAAGTTTTCAGCCGTTGACCGTTCTTGTACTAACTGCCCTTGTTAATTCACGACATATTTTTTATGGCATTACGATGTTAAAAAAATATTCCAATACGGGAAAGTTAAAGCCGATTCTTATTTTTGGAATGTGTGATGAGTCTTTTTCCTTAAATGCAACGTTAAAAGTACCAGATAGCCTTGATCGCTCATATGTTTATTTTTACATAACCGCATTCAACTATTTTAGTTGGGTAGCTGGGGCAGGTTTAGGTGGACTCCTTGGGAGGGTGATTAACTTAAACTTAGCAGGCTTAGATTTTGTAATGACGGCACTTTTTATTGTGTTGTTTACAGAACAGTTGAAAAATGCCCGAACTCAGCGTGATGCTCTGATTGGTTTAGCATTTGCAATTATTTGTTTACTATTTTGCAACAAGAATGTTTTTCTATTAGTGACATTAGTAACACTTGTCGCGCTGTTTTCATTAAATTACTTAATCACGAGGAGAAAAAATGACATTAACTGAATGACATTAACTGAACAAATTATTTCAATTTTAATCGCAGCAGTTGTAACTATGGCAACCCGCTTTATCCCATTCCTGATTTTTGATCAGTCAAAAGAATTATCACCTTACCTGGAAGAACTGGGGAAATTCCTTCCGGCAGCAATCATGGGAGTATTAGTAATCTATTGTTATCGGAATATTTCTTTTGCTGAGCCTAGTAAGGCATTATTAGAAATCGTTGCCGGCTTAGTAACATTATTTATTCACCTTTGGAAAAGAAATATGCCACTATCGATCTTGGTCGGAACTGGCTTTTATATGGTGATGCTGAATTTGTTTTAAATGACAGCATTAACTGAAAGTATGTTTGTAATCTTTGACCAGCCAGAATTTTCCTTTAAGAAGATTAAGGAAAATCATTCACCAGAAGAAGTTGCAGACCTAAAAGAGAAGTTTAAAGCCGTTTGGCAAGTGTGGAAGAAGGTAAATCAAACTGTCGCTAGTCAACTACCAACGGGCGAATTCGCGAAGGTTCACGTTGAGAGTTGGACGAACGGCTGGAACCTGCGTGATCATTACTGGGCCTCTTATCGTTTAGCATCGTTAGCAGACTATAATTCCTGTATTGGGGTGATGCTTGATAAAAAGCGGTTACAGGTCTACCTAATGTTTCAACATTATAAGAGTGAGCAACGACAAGGGACGCCGGATGAATACAATCAATTACTGGATAAAATACCGGAATGGGCTAATGATATTGATACTACACGCTGGTATCTTTGGGATAAGGATGAGATGGAATTTTCTGATCATATGTCACTGACTAAATACATCAATAGTCGGGATGCTCAGCAGCAATTTAATTCTGATGCACGAAAGACTAGCTTTTTGCTTGGCAAATTTGCATTTCGTGGAAAAGACAGTGTCAATGATATGGAAAAATATATCGGTTCAGTTATTAGGCAACTTACCCCACTATATGAAGAATTGAAGTGGAAATATAACAGGGATGTTAAGTAGATGAAAGAGAATTCCCAACAATTACAACAAGATATTAAACATGATCGTCAAATGATTGAAGCATCATTTGATAGCAATAAGTTGTTTACGTCTAAAGAGATGAAAGAACAATTTGGAAAATTCGGCTGGGGAAAACATGAAGATTAAGTGCAAGCACTTCATATCGGGTCATACGATGATGAACCGGCAACGATCGAGAAAATACATAAATTTATTGAGAAACAGGGTTTACAAGTAGATATTAACGATGATCGGCATCACCATGAAATTTATTTGTTAGATCCCCGGCGGACGAAGGTTGAAAATCTAAAAACAGTATTACGAATTCCGGTAAAAAACAATTAAATGGCTTATAATTTCAGAAAAGAGCAGAAAGAATTGTATGTCCCCGGAAAGAATCCCAGCCTAATCAATGTACCAATGATGAAGTATCTTGCTGTGCGGGGACATGGGGATCCTAATCAAGAAAATAGTGAGTATAAAAAAGCAATTGAAAAGCTCTATGCTGTTACTTATACCATTAAAATGAGCAAAAAAGGCACCTACCAAATTCCAGATTATTTTGATTTTGTTGTTCCCCCACTAGAAGGACTATGGTGAATGGCTGGAATTCGGACCCATGCCTTAATTGCGGTGGGGGCGGCAATGGTCATGATCATTTCAAAATACGGATTTTTCGATTTAATGAAAATCACCCATAGCAATTGGAACGTTGACCCATCACGGATTGCCGCTCAAGTTGTTAGCGGGATTAGTTTTTTAGGCGCTGGGACAATCATTAATCGTCACGATGAAATAATCGATGGTTTAACTATGGCAGCTAGAATTTGGGTTATCGGCGCAATCGGTCTTGCCTATGGTAGTGGTTTATACAGTATTGGGATTATTGGTACTTGTTGCGTTCTTTTAGCAGAAGTTATTGGAAAATATCTAGATCAGTTTGCACTTAGACAAGGTAAAGGATTCTCCTGCTTTATTCAATTAGAAGGAAATACTGATGATTTGCATGCACTTATTAATCAGTTAAACAAAAAATATTTTGAAGTTCCGCTCAAATACTCGATCTATGATTACGGAGACGGAAAAATCTCCTGTCAACTTTATGGTGAATTAAGATCTGGCTTCAAATCAGAAAACGTCTTTACTGACCTTACTGAGCTAGGCAACATTAAAAAAGTTGAGCTAGAATAAATGAATAACGACGTCGAAAAAGTTTTATATACTCAAGATCAAGTCAATCAACGCTTAGATGAACTTGCCAATACACTTACTGAAAAATATCAAGATGAATTTCCAGTTTTAGTTTCCGTAATGACAGGGGCAATGATTTTCACTAGCGAAATGATGAAGCGCCTTAATTTCAAGTTAAACGTTGATTATGTCGACGTCTCTAGTTACGAAGAAAGTTCAGAATCCACTGGAAAAGTTAAATTAATTCAAGATCTTTCCCACGATATTAAGGGTCGACCAGTTATTATTATGGAAGACATTATTGATACTGGTCATACATTAAAGTATCTTACTGGTCTTTTCGCTGATCGTGGCGCGAAGAGTATTGAGATTTGTTCCTTACTCGATAAACCGGACCGTCGTGAAGTTAATGTTGAAGCTGATTACGTTGGTTTTAAAGTTCCAAACGAATTTATTGTCGGATATGGCCTAGACTTTAATGGCCTTTACCGAAACCTGCCATTTGTCGGTGTGTTAAAGCGTTCCGTATATGAATAAATGGGCAAGGAAAATGGTAATAACTTCCCTCACCTAATTATTACAAGTGAACAAGTTACGAAAGATTGCCTTGATTACCTCAACAGCCAAAACATTTCATGGATCGCAGCTGGGAAAAATCAAATTGATCTAGCCAAGGCAATGGAAATTCTTGCTGATGAATTCAATATTGACCGTTTAGCAATTGTGGGCGGCGGAAAAATCAATGGTGGTTTTCTAGAAGCGGGATCAGTTGATGAAATCAGTATTTTAATTGGGGCTGGTGTCGATGGGCGAACCGGTCAACCAAGTTTTTTTGATAATCGTACAGAAAGCAGTCGTCCAATCGCTCTGCAATTAAAAGATGTTGAAAGCTATGAAGATGGCGCCGTCTGGTTACGGTATTTGGTTAAGTAAATGAACAAACCATATATTATCGTTCATATGATGACATCAGTTGATGAACGAATTGATTGTGAAATGACGATCCAATTAGCCGGTGAACCCGAATACTATTCTACATTGGACAGTTTAAATGTTCCTACAAGGATTAGTGGACGTGTTACTGCAGAAGCCGAATTGACGCGTGGTGGTAAATTTAATTCGCAAAACAAAGAAATCCTTGGTAAAACTGACTTTGCTAAAAATGCAACTGCTGATAGTTATAATATCGTTGTCGATACTAAAGGAACTTTACAATGGGCAAGGAAAATGGTAATAACTTCCCTCACCTAATTGTTAGTCGAAGACGAAGAAAGTCTTGCTAGTTTCTTGATAACCGAGCTAGAACTTGAAGGTTATGAGGTCATCTGGGCAAAGGATGGACGCGAGGCCCTAGCAATATTCAAAGAAAAAGAAATAACCTTGATTTTATTAGATTGGATGCTCCCCGTTTACGATGGGCTAACTGTTCTCCGGCGAATTCGTCAATCAAGCAATGTGTCGATTATTATGATTACCGCCCGTAGCCAAACTTCTGATATTAGCATGGCACTTGACCAAGGATTAGATGATTATATTACTAAACCATTTGAAATAGAGGAACTCTTAGCTCGAATTAGGGTTGCTTTACGACGGCTAGGTCAAGAAAAAGTAGACAAGCTTGACTACCATTTTGGACCATTTGAAATAAACTTACTGAAACATCAATTTATGGTGGATGGGAAACAGGTGCATTTAACCCCGAAAGAATTTCCCCTCATGGCGACCCTCATTAAAGAACCCGGAGTAGTCCAAACCCGTGATGACCTTCTTAACGAAATATGGGGTTATGATTTTGACGGCCAGACCAATACGGTCGATGTCTATATCCGGGCTTTACGCAATAAGTTAGGGAAATATCGTGACTCAATTAGAACTGTGCGGGGGATTGGGTATGTATTAGGTGATGAACAATGAATGAAAACCACACGAGCAGTAACTGCATCTCGACAATTAACCCGCCTTTTTCTAATGCTATTTGCAATTATTTTGGTAGTTATTAATCTGCTCTTTGTGGTTACAGCTACTAACCTAATCTATCGTTATGCTGATGATCAGGCAGAAGAAGTAATTGAGACCATTGAAAAAGACTGGCCCGAAAATCAAAATCGGGAAACTTTTTTGAATGCGTATGTTGCGCGGCAAGATGATGATGCAATCGAGATTACTGATGGAGAACGGAGATATACCTCGCCCAAAGCGCGTAAAATTTTTAAGCGCATTGACCACCGCAAGTTAGCCCTTAAAAATCTACAGTTAACCTGTCATGGGGTCTATTATCTACGGCAGGAAAAGGTCCATCATCATCGCACCGTGAAAGTAGCAATTAATGTTGATGATTTAATCAAATTAACGGGTTGGTTGCTGATAGTGATCCTGTTAATCAACCTGGTAATAAGCATCGTGGCTCTCCCCATCATTCGTCGCTTGGCACACCGGTGGACCCAGCCCCTGACAAATTTGAGCGCTGAGATCGATGCAATCACGCCTCAAAGTGATCGATTGCAGACTTTGACGGTCCCTAAACAGCCGTTAGAGGTACACAAAGTTGCGCAGTCCTTTAATCAATTATTAGGCCGGCAGTATCAGGTAATGCAACGAGAAAAAGAATTTATTGCGAATGCCTCTCATGAGTTAAAGACCCCCCTTGCCGGAATTCTGGGACATGTAAATTTAATCAGAAGGCACGGGGATAAACATCCAGAATTAATTGCTAAGTCATTAAGGTATATTGACCAAGAAGCGCAACGAATGAGTCAATTAATAAATGAGCTGTTGATCTTAGAAGGACATCAAACGAAAAAGTTAACCGAAATCAACTTATCACAAGTTGTTCTCGCAGAAGTTAAATCCCTTCAAGGGGCATATCACCAAAAGATTATTACCGATTTAGACCCAGAGCTATCTTATCGGATAACCACCGGAGATTTTCAAAGTCTTGTTCATAATCTCTTAGAAAACGCGGCCAAATATTCACCTCCTGATTCAACGATTAATGTCCAATTAACGGCGGATGATCACCAAATAATATTAAGCGTCGCCGATCAAGGGCAGGGAATTGCTAGGGAAAATCGGGAAAAAGTTTTCGAAAGATTTTACCGTGAAGATGAATCACACTCTAATAAGGTTGCTGGTTCAGGGATTGGCCTGGCGATTGTCAAAATGATTATCGAAAAATACCACGGAAAAATCACGATACGCGATAATGAACCAAGTGGGACCATTTTTACGATTTACCTTCCAAAATAAATGACTGAAAAAATTGAAAAAAGACAAGACCAACAACCAAAGCCAGACAAGAAGAAAGCAAGGAAGTTCCCAAAGATGACTAAAAAAGTTCTGATTACCGCCTGTGTTTGTGGAGGACTTGCGTTAGGAGCTGGAGGCATTGCTGGTGTCGCCGCAATGGATGGTTATCATGCTCAAATCGAAGCCGCGGTGAAACATGAAAAGTTAGCTAATAAGAGCGGCATCAAGATTGACCAACAGGCTGCAATTGATCAGTTTAACAAGAAGTACCCAGATAAGCACCTCAATGAAGTAGAGCTGGAAAGTGACAAGGGAAAATATGTGTACAAGGTAAAGGGCTTTGACAATACCAACGAATACAAGGTTAAAGTCAATGCCAAGGATGGCAAACTAATCTCTAACAAGTCTGAAAAGCTTGACCAAAATGAGAAGGAATATGCCTTAGATCCAGGTAAGGCAATTAGCCGTGATGAAGCGAGCCAAATTGCGGAAAAGGCAGCTAAAAAGGGTAACAGTATTGAATGGAAATTAGAACAAGAAAAGGAAAATCAAGCTGTTTGGGAAGTTAAAGTAAAAGATGGCCGGACAGTTAAAGAAGTTAAGATTGATACCGGTTCGAAAAAAGTATTAGCCGTGGGAAACGACCATTAAATGTTAAAGAAACACCCTTTAGCCTTATATATTACGTGGATAGTTGCTTTAGCAGTTATTCCATTACCGTTTATCTTGACAAATAGTCAATTAACGACTGATTATGAAGATCTTTTTGCTTATGATGTGGGGATATTGGCCTATGTTTGGTGGTTGGTTATCATTTTCCTCTCAACTCGTCCAAGATGAATGTATTTTTTGCATGCTTCGTTAGGCGTTGCAGTGCTGATTGCTGCGACTGCTCACAAATTTTTAAGTCCCGGCGCTGATCACCTTGTTGAAACGACGGGAGATATTGCTTGGTACTTGGCAATTGTCGGTATAATTTACGCGATTGTCTTTATGTCGGGATGGTTAGTTGACCGCTTTAAGCTGCTTCGCCACGTCCTTAATGATGTAACTGGTCAAAAAATAGATGACTCTGTTGAAATTCGCTTGCCGATCCGTAGTGATTACGGAGCTAACCTAAAAATTGGGAAACAAGTATTTATCAACAGTGGTGCAATGTTTACTGATCTTGGCAGAATTGAATTAGAAGATAAAGTGTTAGTCGGACCCAATGTCACAATTATTTCGGTAAATCATCCCCTGGATCCAGAAAAGCGCCATGGTATTGAATTGAAGGCAGTCCTTATTAAGGAAAATGCATGGCTTGGCGCAAACGCTACAATCTTACCAGGCGTTACGGTTGGAGAGAATGCTGTTGTTGCAGCGGGGGCAGTTGTTAGTAAAGATGTTCCTGCCAATACTGTTGTTGCAGGCGTTCCTGCTAAAGTAATTAAAAAATTGGAGGAGAATAATATGTCATTTGGATACATTACACCATTATCAGCAAACGTAGAACGGCAAAGGATTACTTTAAAAATCGTTAGGGCTTAAATGAAAAAGTATTATCAGTTATTATTAGGACTTAGTGCCATTTTTGTTGGTTTATTAGGAATAAGTTCGCGCGTTCGTACGGTGACCCACTATGTGCAATCCGCGACCCCGACGATTTTTGTGCATGGCTGGGGGAGCAGTTCTCATGCCGAAGAAAAAATGGCTAATGCGGCCCGTGATGCCGGTGTAATCAAGACAATTGTGCGGGCGAATGTTGACAAAAAAGGGAAGGTAACTTTTAACCGCCCAATTCCCGCAAATGCCGTTAATCCTATTGTGGAAGTCAACCTTGAAGATAATAAATTAAGTGCATATCGAGATAATTACACGCAGGGCTATCATCATGGTGGTGAATATGTAAAAAATGTGGTATTAGCTTTAGAAAAACAACACCATTATAAGCAAATTAACCTTGTGGGCCATTCAATGGGAAACTTGGAAATTATCAATTATATTAATGACAATGTAAATGATAAAAGCCTTCCGCAAGTAGCCCACTTAGTAGCGATTGCTGGACACTATAATGGACTGGTAGGGCAAAGTGAGACGCAAAATGCTAAGATAAATCCAAAGACCGGCGAACTAGAGAAAATGGACTCTGCCTACCGCGAATTACTTGGTTTACGGCAGACCTTTCCGAAAAATACAGCCGTGTTAAATATTTATGGGGATGTTGGGGATGGTAGTCACTCGGACGAAGATGTACCGGTAAATTCTGCTAAATCATTAAAGTATTTAGTCAGTGATCGTGCAAATCATATCGCGAAGTTGAAATTCATGGAAAGAATGCCCAGCACAGTAAGCTCCACAATAACAGTCAAGTAAATGACTGCAAATAAAAACGTTACCTTAAATGAAGAACAAGAAGCTTTTGCTCAAGAACTTTTCCAAGCTTATCAAAGCAAGAAACCACTGGTAATGGATGAATGGGCAGAGGTCGTTAGCGATGATAATACAGCTTATGCCCTTCAAGATCGTTTCGTTGAATTAAAGGGACTCCCAACTGGCGGGTATAAAGTTTCCTTAACTAGTAAGAAAACCCAGGACATGTTTGATTCTGATAGTCCGCTCTATGGACAACAAGTTGATGCCCACTTCTTACCATCACCTGCCGTTCTCTCTCTCAAAGAACAAACGATGGCTCCGTTAGTGGAAGTTGAACTCGGCTTCCGTGCTAAAACTGACTTGCACGCCAGTGATTCGATGGAAGATTTATTACATAAGACTACTGTCTGCGGCACGCTGGAAGTACCTGATAGTCGTTTTGCTGACTGGTTCCCAGATCTAAATAAATTCAGTGTCATGAGTGATTGTGCTGTTGGTGGGTATGTAGTATATGGTCAAGAACGACCAACCGATGAGGTGTTTAAGACTGTTGATGATGCAGCAAATGTAAACGTTACCCTTTACCACGATGGCAAAGAAGTGGATAGTGGGGCGTCAAGTGAAGTGCTTGGCAACCCATTAAAGTCATTGCAATGGCTAGTCAGAAAGCTTGAAGAAC
The genomic region above belongs to Limosilactobacillus reuteri and contains:
- a CDS encoding glucose-6-phosphate 1-dehydrogenase family protein, whose translation is MTALTESMFVIFDQPEFSFKKIKENHSPEEVADLKEKFKAVWQVWKKVNQTVASQLPTGEFAKVHVESWTNGWNLRDHYWASYRLASLADYNSCIGVMLDKKRLQVYLMFQHYKSEQRQGTPDEYNQLLDKIPEWANDIDTTRWYLWDKDEMEFSDHMSLTKYINSRDAQQQFNSDARKTSFLLGKFAFRGKDSVNDMEKYIGSVIRQLTPLYEELKWKYNRDVK
- a CDS encoding response regulator transcription factor — translated: MLVEDEESLASFLITELELEGYEVIWAKDGREALAIFKEKEITLILLDWMLPVYDGLTVLRRIRQSSNVSIIMITARSQTSDISMALDQGLDDYITKPFEIEELLARIRVALRRLGQEKVDKLDYHFGPFEINLLKHQFMVDGKQVHLTPKEFPLMATLIKEPGVVQTRDDLLNEIWGYDFDGQTNTVDVYIRALRNKLGKYRDSIRTVRGIGYVLGDEQ
- a CDS encoding branched-chain amino acid transporter permease; the encoded protein is MTLTEQIISILIAAVVTMATRFIPFLIFDQSKELSPYLEELGKFLPAAIMGVLVIYCYRNISFAEPSKALLEIVAGLVTLFIHLWKRNMPLSILVGTGFYMVMLNLF
- a CDS encoding 2-keto-4-pentenoate hydratase, with product MTANKNVTLNEEQEAFAQELFQAYQSKKPLVMDEWAEVVSDDNTAYALQDRFVELKGLPTGGYKVSLTSKKTQDMFDSDSPLYGQQVDAHFLPSPAVLSLKEQTMAPLVEVELGFRAKTDLHASDSMEDLLHKTTVCGTLEVPDSRFADWFPDLNKFSVMSDCAVGGYVVYGQERPTDEVFKTVDDAANVNVTLYHDGKEVDSGASSEVLGNPLKSLQWLVRKLEEQGKTFRAGQLVSSGTFLLPPHLTAGKWEAKFDNGFGTVSVDVTD
- a CDS encoding dihydrofolate reductase family protein; the encoded protein is MGKENGNNFPHLIITSEQVTKDCLDYLNSQNISWIAAGKNQIDLAKAMEILADEFNIDRLAIVGGGKINGGFLEAGSVDEISILIGAGVDGRTGQPSFFDNRTESSRPIALQLKDVESYEDGAVWLRYLVK
- a CDS encoding AzlC family ABC transporter permease, which translates into the protein MRKEVRYAFQKTSPVMLGFLFLGAGYGIYMHKLGFNFLYPLLMAATIFAGSVEFVIGNLLVQSFQPLTVLVLTALVNSRHIFYGITMLKKYSNTGKLKPILIFGMCDESFSLNATLKVPDSLDRSYVYFYITAFNYFSWVAGAGLGGLLGRVINLNLAGLDFVMTALFIVLFTEQLKNARTQRDALIGLAFAIICLLFCNKNVFLLVTLVTLVALFSLNYLITRRKNDIN
- a CDS encoding DapH/DapD/GlmU-related protein, which translates into the protein MYFLHASLGVAVLIAATAHKFLSPGADHLVETTGDIAWYLAIVGIIYAIVFMSGWLVDRFKLLRHVLNDVTGQKIDDSVEIRLPIRSDYGANLKIGKQVFINSGAMFTDLGRIELEDKVLVGPNVTIISVNHPLDPEKRHGIELKAVLIKENAWLGANATILPGVTVGENAVVAAGAVVSKDVPANTVVAGVPAKVIKKLEENNMSFGYITPLSANVERQRITLKIVRA
- a CDS encoding sensor histidine kinase: MKTTRAVTASRQLTRLFLMLFAIILVVINLLFVVTATNLIYRYADDQAEEVIETIEKDWPENQNRETFLNAYVARQDDDAIEITDGERRYTSPKARKIFKRIDHRKLALKNLQLTCHGVYYLRQEKVHHHRTVKVAINVDDLIKLTGWLLIVILLINLVISIVALPIIRRLAHRWTQPLTNLSAEIDAITPQSDRLQTLTVPKQPLEVHKVAQSFNQLLGRQYQVMQREKEFIANASHELKTPLAGILGHVNLIRRHGDKHPELIAKSLRYIDQEAQRMSQLINELLILEGHQTKKLTEINLSQVVLAEVKSLQGAYHQKIITDLDPELSYRITTGDFQSLVHNLLENAAKYSPPDSTINVQLTADDHQIILSVADQGQGIARENREKVFERFYREDESHSNKVAGSGIGLAIVKMIIEKYHGKITIRDNEPSGTIFTIYLPK
- a CDS encoding MgtC/SapB family protein — its product is MAGIRTHALIAVGAAMVMIISKYGFFDLMKITHSNWNVDPSRIAAQVVSGISFLGAGTIINRHDEIIDGLTMAARIWVIGAIGLAYGSGLYSIGIIGTCCVLLAEVIGKYLDQFALRQGKGFSCFIQLEGNTDDLHALINQLNKKYFEVPLKYSIYDYGDGKISCQLYGELRSGFKSENVFTDLTELGNIKKVELE
- the hpt gene encoding hypoxanthine phosphoribosyltransferase, yielding MNNDVEKVLYTQDQVNQRLDELANTLTEKYQDEFPVLVSVMTGAMIFTSEMMKRLNFKLNVDYVDVSSYEESSESTGKVKLIQDLSHDIKGRPVIIMEDIIDTGHTLKYLTGLFADRGAKSIEICSLLDKPDRREVNVEADYVGFKVPNEFIVGYGLDFNGLYRNLPFVGVLKRSVYE
- a CDS encoding PLP-dependent aminotransferase family protein is translated as MPINDFSHYQLTWYPDKNKLTRPIYKSLLDQLKSAIERGILTPGTKLPPQRELADYLDINFTTVTRTYKLSAQLGLTYGIHGKGTFVNSNGIDPLTANSPLTRTIDLGFVASFEQTNHLLDNILSNTVKQGASQLLTYDSPTGRPIDKEAFQHYLDWLGVRLTPTQHILITAGGENSLTLLLMTLFSSGDKIAVDEFTYANLIATAQLNNLHLVAIKNDQGGMNIEALKHACQNNNLAGLYLMPEYSNPTGTVLSMARRKEIATIAQEYGLKIIEDDYLSFLSKLNPEQPPKIMELLPDQTCYVCSMSKVLASGLRVGYLVFPAQLAQQIKNGFFNTTVKTSTLNTAIASTAIKEHVVQQIIQNKVNLAKQANILFEQYFPTAPTNQLTDYAFFRRLPLKSIQNTAKIEQALANINIRCFGSDRFQINASSNDHFLRVSLSANKSLDELETGLKRLREFLQKANLKSDVKNFS
- a CDS encoding PepSY domain-containing protein; this encodes MTEKIEKRQDQQPKPDKKKARKFPKMTKKVLITACVCGGLALGAGGIAGVAAMDGYHAQIEAAVKHEKLANKSGIKIDQQAAIDQFNKKYPDKHLNEVELESDKGKYVYKVKGFDNTNEYKVKVNAKDGKLISNKSEKLDQNEKEYALDPGKAISRDEASQIAEKAAKKGNSIEWKLEQEKENQAVWEVKVKDGRTVKEVKIDTGSKKVLAVGNDH
- a CDS encoding GyrI-like domain-containing protein, with the translated sequence MQALHIGSYDDEPATIEKIHKFIEKQGLQVDINDDRHHHEIYLLDPRRTKVENLKTVLRIPVKNN